Within the Gammaproteobacteria bacterium genome, the region CCGAGCGTAGTGCAGCCGTCGTCGCGGTTTGCCGCCGGATTGAGCCTCTTCCCGCCGGTGCCAATCTGGGCTTCGTCTATGCCACCGACCACTATGCAGACGACCTCGACCTCTTAGTTACGGAGCTACGTGGGCGTACCGGAATCCAACACTGGGTAGGAACTACCGGTGTCAGTATCAGCGCTGGCGATGAAGAATACTTCGATACTCCTGCCCTTGCAGTTCTCGTCGGGGCCTTTCCCGCAGATGCCTTTCGAGTCTTTGCAACCAGTGCCCAGAGTCTTGGTCCGGTGGCCCGAACCCATGGAAGCTGGTACCGTCGCAGGGAACGCCATTTAGCAGTCGTTCATGGTGACCCCAATAACCCTCATACCCCAAATCTACTGCGCGCCTTGGCCGGTGAACTTCCAGGCGGGTTTCTGGTGGGGGGAATCATTTCCTCACGCGGGTCTCATGTTCACATTGCCAATAGTTTGACCCAAGGCGCCTTGTCGGGTGTGATCTTTAATGATCTGGCACCGGCCTATACCGCTCTCACCCAAGGTTGTGCCCCAATTGGCCCTGTGCGTCGCATTACTGATTGCGAACGCAATGTTATACGCACCCTCGATAATCATCAGGCCCTGGAAGTTCTACGCGAGGATATTGGTGAGCTTTTGGCGCGGAATCTCAGCCGCGTCACGGGTTATATCTTCGCCGGATTGCTCATCCCTGGGACCGATACTGGCGATTATACCGTGCGCAATCTACTTTCCATCGATCGTCGCCATGGAGCGATTGCCATCGGGGAATGGTTACACCAGGGACAATCCATTCTCTTCTGTCGCCGTGATGCCAATAGTGCGCGCGATAACATGGAAAAAATGCTGGTCAACCTGCTACGTCGCCTTCCTCGCCCCCCTCAAGCAGCTCTCTATTTCTCGTGCCTCGGTCGTGGGCGGCAGATGTTCGGTGCGCCCGGTATCGAACAACGAATTATTCGGAACCACCTCGGAGATATTCCACTAATTGGCTTCTACGCCAATGGGGAGATTTCACACAATGATATTTATGGTTACGCTGGAGTCCTCACTATTTTTCTCTAAAGGCCAGGATGGGCTGCCCTTGGTTTAGGTTCATAATTAGAGAGCGAACAGTGGGAGGACGATCAGAAAATGGCCAAGGCAAGCCACCGGCTATGAGTTGTGCCCCTTCCCGTCGGGAAGGAGTGAGTAGTCTATCGCCCATTTGAGGAATTTACCGATGAAGGTTTGTCCCTGTGGTTCGCTGCGCGATTTCGAAGATTGCTGTGGTCCGCTCATCGCGGGGACGCCTGCCCCCAGCCCCGAAGCATTAATGCGTTCAAGGTATAGCGCCTTTTCGTTAGGAAAAATTGACTATCTGGATCGTACCCATGCGCCAGAAATCCGTGATGATTTCAACCGAGCAGAGGCGGCACGCGCTGCCGCTGAGATAGAATGGCTCGGGCTGGAGATATTCAATGCTAGCGAAGATGGTGATGTGGGTAGCGTAGAATTTACTATCCGTTTCCGCCGCAATGGTAGAGAAATGGCACAGCACGAGATATCGACCTTTCGTCGTGTGGAGGGACACTGGTTCTATGAAGATGGAGAGGTCGGCGGCCCCAATCCTCCACCGCGCCACGTCGTCAAGGTTGGGCGCAACACCCCTTGTCCCTGCGGTTCAGGCAAAAAATATAAGAAATGCTGTGGTGGATGAGGAGACGAATTCAGGATGGATCGACGTTTCAACTGTACGGCGTGCGGCAAATGTTGTTTCGGTTGGTTACCGCTTACGCTCAATGACGCCTTACGCCATGCGGTACGTTTCCCGCTGGCCCTGGTCTGGACACTAGCACCACAGGGGACGCGCGCCTTTGCACTTGGTACACAACTTGGGGCCACGATTAAGCTGCGCAATCGTAAGCAAGTAGCCGTGCTTATCGCTCCCACCTCCTATATTCCTCCCTCGTTTCCCTGCCCGGAATTGACTGACATTGGCTTGTGTGGCATCCAAGAAAACAAACCTTTGCGTTGCAAAACTATGCCATTCTATCCCTATCGTGAGGAACAAGACCAAGCCGAATTATTGATCCCTCGTAAGGGATGGACCTGCGATACCTCAGCGGCTGCCCCGGTGGTTTATCACAACAAAAGTATCGTCGCGCCCGCAGATTTCTACCACGAACGCCAGGAGTTGCTCGATCAGGCGTCTATCATACGGAGCTACGCCGACTATGTACTGAAATACATGCCTTGGATCATCGATAATATTGGTGCAGTAGCGCAACGGCCCGGTGGTAACATAATTACCAGCCTCTCCTCCTTTCTAACCGCGATCCGAAAATGGGACGTAACCGATCTGGCGACACAACAATTGCCCATACTTAACAAGTACGCGACCCAGACCGCGCATCTTTCCGAATTGGCCGAGTATCACAACAACTATACTGGCTGGGCAAAGGAAATGGAATATTTGGCAAAAGGAAAGGACTAGCAACGCTGGAGCGTCGCAATCTACGTTTCCACGCTAAAGCGTCACTGCCATTAAGTTAAGGGAGTCTTTCCTAAAACAAATAGTTACATCATTCCCACGCTCCGCATGGGAATGATGTAACAGAATTGGTAACTGTTTGTTATAAAACAGAAGTCCTTAACTTAATGGCAGTGACGCTTTAGCGTGGGAAAGAGAAACGGAATGATATTCACCCAGAGGCATTAAAGAAAATAACGTAGTCTCCGAGATTCATCGTGATAATCTCGAAGAATGGGTAATAAATATCGGAGGCCCCACGTAACCCAGGTCCACCAACCGCCAGCGGCTATCCGTTCTGACACCACCGCAATAGAACGTTTTCTTGCTGAACAGGTGCGAAGACAGTAGTGTTTGAATACTTAACTCAAGTTGCTACCTAGCGCGCTTTTCTCCCCTCTCCCTTGGGGAGAGGAGCTTTTTCTTTTCTCACCGTATAGTGCGACAACTTGAGTTACTTATCATACCTAAACTCCGGCACTTTACTAAAACCAACGGCCCTCACCTTTTTCCCGCGATAAGCGAGCTTTTCTTTCTGGATGTGGAAGAGAAGGGTAAACGCAACAATACGAGAAACACCGGCACACCCAAAAGGGCAGTAATCACCCCGACTGGCAACTCTCGCGGTGCAACAATGGTCCGCGCCATGGTATCGGCAACCAGCAATAAAGTCCCCCCCAGCAAGCTAGCAGTAGGCAACAGCAACCGATGATCGGTCCCCACGATAAGCCGCATTAGGTGCGGCACAATCAAACCGACAAAACCAACACAACCGGCCTCGGTCACCGCCACCGCAGTGAGAACGCTAGAGAGTAGATAAACGGCCAGACGTACCCCCTCCACCGCTACCCCCAAAGCTGCTGCGCTAAGTTCCCCACGAACCAGGATATTCAGGCGTGGGGCCAGAACGAGCGCCATAATTAGCCCCAGGATGAGGGTGATCAAGGCAGTACCAGGGGTCTGGGCCTGGCCCAGGTCACCCATGAGCCAGAACAACATCCCCCGCAATCCTGCATCAGGACTAACCGCCAGTAACAGCCCCACCATGGCCCCCCAACCTGCCGCTACCACGACCCCCGTCAGCAATAACCGAGATGGATTCCAGGCCCCTGGACCACGACTCAGACCAAAGACCAGGGCGATTGAGACCAACGCCCCCAGACAGGCAGCCCCCCGTAACCACCCTCCCCCCAAGCCCAACGCCAAAACCGACAACGCCCCCACCGCCGCACCACCAGAAACGCCAAGTAAGTACGGTTCAGCCAAAGGATTGCGCAAGAACACCTGGAGCAGCGCCCCTGCTAGAGTCAACAGCCCCCCCGTCGCAAAGGCCGAGATCGCCCGCGGCAGGCGTAGACGTAACACCACCTCGGCAGCTAACCCCCCGTCACTATTCCCCATCAGTACCTGCCACACCACCCCTGGAGCAATGGTCACACTCCCCGTCCCCAGGGCCAAAAACAGGGCCAATAACGCCACAAGGATCAATAAAACCAGAGTGATAACGAGATATGTACGTCGCTGCCGACACCAGCGCACCGTATCGGGTATGATTCCGTCATCCAACACTGTCGAGGCATGATTCAATGGAATACGGTCCCCGTGAAATAGTGACACCCTATCGCCCAATCCCGCTAATTGTCCCAGAGGGCATGAAACCCAACGAGTTTTTCAATAGCGCGGAAAACCTTAACGATCTTGTACACAATAATGGGTTACTGGTCAATCCAGAGAATCTATTGCTCTATCGTAAGGCATTGGGTCACAGCAACGAATTTGATACCTCGATCATCTACAACACCTCCCAGACTATCCTTGACCCCTTGGGCCGGCCGGTGCGCCGTACCCAGGTGCCTGATCAGGTCAGACGCGTCTGGAATCGCATGAATGCGATCCTGATCGAATACATGCTCGAGAAATACCCCGACCCAGAGACCGCCCTTGTCCTGGCCGGTGAGGCCAGCTTGGACGCCACCTGGCCACTCACCTCGCCCGGAGTGCCAAGCATTCGGATGCTGCACAACCACTTCATCGTCTTTCCCATGGATGAATTGCGCAAGTCGCCCCTTGCCGATCAGGCCAATCCCAACCTCACTGACGGTGGTCAACACAGCCTCTTCCAGGCCCATATGAGTACGGTCTATCGGGAATTTTTCAATACCGCCCTCAAGCTGGAGATTCTTACCCCGGTGGAGACTGCTTCCTCACGTATCCAATTGACTGGTTACCCCCAGGGCCTCCCCTGTTGGGAGATTCGTGGCGGCGTAGATGCCCTGGAGGATGTTCGCTTCTGGAGGGAATATGACGCACTCTTGATGGGCTTCCTCGATTTTTATCGGACCTTCTTCTCTCAGGTCTCGACCCGTAATGCCCAACCACTCAAGGATGTCTATTTCCCGAATCAGGTGGAAAACATTCTTCTCTTTAATAACGACTTCCTCAAAACCGCGAAAAAGGTTCGCGATCGTTGTGTGGTCGATGCTCGCTACGCCAATGCCGTTCGCTGGCAACCCGCCTTCAAGCAACTCATCTATCGCAACGAATTGGGTAAACTAATTGTTACCATCAGTCCAAACTCAATCGGCAACGCCATCACTGAATTACTTGGGGTGGTAGTAAAACGAGTATCCGATGCAGCCGAATATGAGAAATCCGAGCAATCCCTGATCAGGAGACTATTAGAAGTAAGGTGTCGCCTCGTCGAGGCCGATCTAGGAGAAGCTATCGCCACTTCCCATTGGCCAGCACGATAATATCCGGGTACAACACATGAACAAAGGGCGTCTCCTGGTTGTAGAAGACGAACCGATTAGCTTGGAGCTATTAGTTGGAAAATTAATTGCGGAAGGCTATGAGGTGGATAGCGCTACAATCGGTGAGGACGCCTGGCGCCTGTTTTCGTCGGCCCCCGAGCGCTATCACGCGGTGTTACTCGATCGCATCCTACCAGACATGGATGCAATTGAGGTTTTACATCGGATCAAGGCGGATTCGAATCTGCATAACGTACCAGTCATCATGCAGACGGCAATGACCAGCACTGCCGATATCACCACCAGTCTACGCGCCGGCGCCTATTATTATGTAACCAAGCCATTTTCTGTCGATACCCTGCTGGCGGTGGTCGGTGCAGCAGTGGCAGATCGGCGGCGATTTCTCACCCTCCAACAGTCGGTACGACAGACGGAACGCGCCTTGTACTTTCTTAACAAGGCAGAGTTCACATTTCGCCTCCCCCAGGAAGCGAGCATAATTGCAGCACTCGTCGCCCATGCCGCCCCCAACCCAGCGCAAGTAGTGGTGGGACTTACCGAATTAATGCTCAACGCCATAGAACATGGCAACCTTGCCATTAGCTATCAAGAGAAATCTGAATTACTCAAAAAGGCACAACTCAGCGAAGAAATCAGACGGCGCCTCAATCTACCCGCCTACGCAAAAAAACAAGCGTTTCTCCATCTTCAACGTACCTCTACCGAGGTATGCTTCATAATTCTCGATCAGGGCAATGGATTCAACTGGAATAATTATCTTGAGATCAGCC harbors:
- a CDS encoding conserved hypothetical protein (Evidence 4 : Unknown function but conserved in other organisms), coding for MHRFSMGHAVAERSAAVVAVCRRIEPLPAGANLGFVYATDHYADDLDLLVTELRGRTGIQHWVGTTGVSISAGDEEYFDTPALAVLVGAFPADAFRVFATSAQSLGPVARTHGSWYRRRERHLAVVHGDPNNPHTPNLLRALAGELPGGFLVGGIISSRGSHVHIANSLTQGALSGVIFNDLAPAYTALTQGCAPIGPVRRITDCERNVIRTLDNHQALEVLREDIGELLARNLSRVTGYIFAGLLIPGTDTGDYTVRNLLSIDRRHGAIAIGEWLHQGQSILFCRRDANSARDNMEKMLVNLLRRLPRPPQAALYFSCLGRGRQMFGAPGIEQRIIRNHLGDIPLIGFYANGEISHNDIYGYAGVLTIFL
- a CDS encoding SEC-C motif domain protein — translated: MKVCPCGSLRDFEDCCGPLIAGTPAPSPEALMRSRYSAFSLGKIDYLDRTHAPEIRDDFNRAEAARAAAEIEWLGLEIFNASEDGDVGSVEFTIRFRRNGREMAQHEISTFRRVEGHWFYEDGEVGGPNPPPRHVVKVGRNTPCPCGSGKKYKKCCGG
- a CDS encoding Zinc/iron-chelating domain-containing protein codes for the protein MDRRFNCTACGKCCFGWLPLTLNDALRHAVRFPLALVWTLAPQGTRAFALGTQLGATIKLRNRKQVAVLIAPTSYIPPSFPCPELTDIGLCGIQENKPLRCKTMPFYPYREEQDQAELLIPRKGWTCDTSAAAPVVYHNKSIVAPADFYHERQELLDQASIIRSYADYVLKYMPWIIDNIGAVAQRPGGNIITSLSSFLTAIRKWDVTDLATQQLPILNKYATQTAHLSELAEYHNNYTGWAKEMEYLAKGKD
- the hmuU gene encoding Hemin transport system permease protein HmuU, coding for MNHASTVLDDGIIPDTVRWCRQRRTYLVITLVLLILVALLALFLALGTGSVTIAPGVVWQVLMGNSDGGLAAEVVLRLRLPRAISAFATGGLLTLAGALLQVFLRNPLAEPYLLGVSGGAAVGALSVLALGLGGGWLRGAACLGALVSIALVFGLSRGPGAWNPSRLLLTGVVVAAGWGAMVGLLLAVSPDAGLRGMLFWLMGDLGQAQTPGTALITLILGLIMALVLAPRLNILVRGELSAAALGVAVEGVRLAVYLLSSVLTAVAVTEAGCVGFVGLIVPHLMRLIVGTDHRLLLPTASLLGGTLLLVADTMARTIVAPRELPVGVITALLGVPVFLVLLRLPFSSTSRKKSSLIAGKR
- a CDS encoding conserved hypothetical protein (Evidence 4 : Unknown function but conserved in other organisms); translated protein: MEYGPREIVTPYRPIPLIVPEGMKPNEFFNSAENLNDLVHNNGLLVNPENLLLYRKALGHSNEFDTSIIYNTSQTILDPLGRPVRRTQVPDQVRRVWNRMNAILIEYMLEKYPDPETALVLAGEASLDATWPLTSPGVPSIRMLHNHFIVFPMDELRKSPLADQANPNLTDGGQHSLFQAHMSTVYREFFNTALKLEILTPVETASSRIQLTGYPQGLPCWEIRGGVDALEDVRFWREYDALLMGFLDFYRTFFSQVSTRNAQPLKDVYFPNQVENILLFNNDFLKTAKKVRDRCVVDARYANAVRWQPAFKQLIYRNELGKLIVTISPNSIGNAITELLGVVVKRVSDAAEYEKSEQSLIRRLLEVRCRLVEADLGEAIATSHWPAR
- a CDS encoding Response regulator receiver protein; the encoded protein is MNKGRLLVVEDEPISLELLVGKLIAEGYEVDSATIGEDAWRLFSSAPERYHAVLLDRILPDMDAIEVLHRIKADSNLHNVPVIMQTAMTSTADITTSLRAGAYYYVTKPFSVDTLLAVVGAAVADRRRFLTLQQSVRQTERALYFLNKAEFTFRLPQEASIIAALVAHAAPNPAQVVVGLTELMLNAIEHGNLAISYQEKSELLKKAQLSEEIRRRLNLPAYAKKQAFLHLQRTSTEVCFIILDQGNGFNWNNYLEISPERAFDTHGRGIAMSKRLSFDRLEYRGCGNEVLAAVTISNPNHSLP